In Naumovozyma dairenensis CBS 421 chromosome 2, complete genome, the following are encoded in one genomic region:
- the AIM45 gene encoding Aim45p (similar to Saccharomyces cerevisiae YPR004C; ancestral locus Anc_8.100), producing MMLFLRTLPGIRGHTITLGKIRFSSTLAFIEATRDGKVSIPSMSAIHAAQKLKNPITAIIIGSHAPGIAKQLQSSSTDLGLQEILVAEDATLNTYLPEVVTPLLQNVLGTVDKYTHFVMANSSIGKNIIPRLAAVLNYQAICDVTEILDATTFKRPIYAGNAIATIGSQQKLNMITVRPSSFSITKQVQKNMISPNIPIKQVQTSEVNDDIKWESDALLDNDKRPDLTSAKTVITGGVSLKDKEHFESLLDPLANTLNAAVGATRAAVDGGFCDNSLQIGQTGKIVAPDLYVAIGVSGAIQHLAGMKGSKVVVAINKDADAPIFKVADYGLQGDLFDIVPELTEKLQEMQS from the coding sequence ATGATGCTATTCCTAAGGACCCTTCCCGGTATCCGAGGTCACACAATAACTTTGGGGAAAATAAGATTCTCTTCAACTTTGGCTTTTATTGAGGCCACAAGGGATGGTAAAGTATCTATACCTTCTATGAGCGCTATACATGCCGctcaaaaattaaagaaccCAATCACTGCTATAATCATTGGATCTCATGCACCTGGAATTGCGAAACAATTGCAGTCGTCTTCAACAGATCTAGGTCTTCAAGAAATCCTTGTTGCTGAAGATGCAACGTTGAATACTTATCTTCCAGAAGTTGTAACTCCTCTCCTACAGAATGTGTTAGGCACTGTTGATAAATACACCCATTTTGTTATGGCAAATTCATCGATCGGGAAAAACATTATTCCTCGTCTCGCCGCCGTCTTGAATTATCAAGCAATTTGTGACGTTACTGAAATTTTAGATGCTACTACATTTAAGAGGCCCATATATGCCGGGAATGCCATTGCCACCATTGGCAGTCAACAAAAACTGAACATGATTACTGTTAGGCCATCTTCCTTTTCCATAACAAAACAggtacaaaaaaatatgatatcTCCCAACATCCCAATTAAACAAGTTCAGACTTCCGAagttaatgatgatattaaatgGGAATCTGATGCTTTATTGGACAATGACAAAAGACCCGATTTAACTTCCGCGAAAACTGTTATAACTGGTGGAgtttctttgaaagataaaGAGCATTTTGAAAGTTTATTAGATCCGTTAGCAAATACCTTAAACGCAGCAGTTGGTGCAACGAGAGCTGCAGTTGATGGCGGATTTTGTGACAATTCTTTACAAATTGGCCAAACAGGGAAAATTGTAGCGCCAGATTTGTACGTTGCCATAGGTGTATCAGGAGCAATTCAACATTTAGCAGGAATGAAAGGTTCCAAAGTCGTCGTCGCCATCAACAAAGATGCTGATGCTCCCATATTTAAGGTCGCGGACTACGGTTTGCAAGGAGATCTATTTGACATTGTGCCTGAATTAACAGAGAAGCTCCAAGAAATGCAAAGCTAG